GAGCGGCATCTCGACTGCTGtggtgcaacacacacaggcgcagATACGCtgtgcctgtcagtgtgtgtgtgtgtgtatgtgtgtgtgtgtgtgtgtgtgtgtgtgttaggagaTTCCTTAGCGCCCACTCAGCAAACGTATGAAGAAGCTCCTCCACTGTTTTCTGCCTCCCACGTTCACACTAACACTGACCCCAAGTCAGATCATAGTGTTGATATTAAAAAGAccccagacagagagacagatagagggaACATGTAATTTAATAAATAGATCTGGATCacatcttcattcattcattttcaaaaccgCTTATCTGTAAGGGTTGCAGGGGAAGCTGGAGCCGAGAAAAAGATTGGCACCATTTATTGGTCTGTCGTGTGAATATATGCATATAGGCATTTGTGTACATCTGTTTTGCTATagcattctgaaaaaaaaatattgataaacAAATGTGTAAGATTGTCCATCAGAAATGCCTCAACATCGTTCCTGTAACTGtaaaacaaagcagcacagaTCTGATTTTCtctaaatgtttttaatgtatcaTAAGATCATacccatgtttaaaaaaaattcaacccatcattttcatcatcttATTATATCTTAAATACCTCAATATTttcataaatgttgtttttattttactgcattatTATCTGTGTGTCTACTTGGTGAGTTGAGTGAAAAGTCCAATTTAGCTCACTTTTCAACACAAAGTATGATcattattttggattttgccttggcatgaaaacacaaaagatgTCAAGTTTAATCTGAGAacaattacacacatacacacacaaacaaaaaacacagaaacacagactgaGTTCAATATTGTCTCCAACAAAGAGGGATTGTGTTTGGaggagacacacatacacacataccgCAGAAaccagagagaagcagaaagacaaacagacagacagaaacacagagagcgaCAAGGAGCTGCTCGATTACAGATTACAGCTTCATGAGGAGATTACAGAGACCGTTACGGACTAAACTGACTGGAGCTGAAACCTGGTTTTGTTTGGATTTAGGAGGAAAGAAACTGTCAAGACCAGAGAGGAACTCAAACTGGAGTTTttgggaggtttttttttttttttttgcagtttaaacACCTTGTTCCTCACATTATGGAGAATTTGTTGATCAAGTGTGTAACGCACTGATCTTCTCATCAGCTGACCATACAGTGCATCTTTGGCAATCACTACAAGAGAAACACATGCTGTGCGTTGTATGAACTGTAATACATCTGGAAAAGGAATTCACAGTAAAACTAGAAAAACACCCCGTCAATCCGTTTACCTCCATTTTGAGTGTTGCGCTGGGTTGGAGGACATGGCTTGGATTGAAGCTGCAGCCAAAAAACTGGGCTTCCCTACTGTTGAGCTCTTTGTAAAGGTAAGACATGGACAAGCTCAAAGGAAACGATGCTTTCATCAGGAACCATCAGCTAAACACTTTAAACTCTCTTCTGCTTTGTACCACATTTACATAAGAGATCATGTCCATCTGCAGTCCGTGTGGGGCGAAGTGAACATGTTGTAGTGCTTATGATTGTGTTTATTGACCGTACAGGatttgtgtgaatttgtgtgaaaATTTGAGTCCACGTGGTGGTGAAATGTCCccatcagctgctctgtgctccgaCAATATTGGATTTCTGTCTCTTCATTCACCTCCAGAACacaacagctcccaaaataacactttccaAGCATGAGtgaaagcaaacaaagcagattatgccaatatataAGACGACAAGTACCTTCTTTTTTAGGAAATGAAATGgctctgttgttgttattttcctttctgAATTGGAAAGTAGTTCCGGCAGGTAGCACCAAGTACAGTGCCCTCAGATACCCTGATAATACCCTCAGAAATAATagaaatttcacagaaaaaaatgggtactgggacttgttgttttttttattttgccataatccactttgtttgtgttcatttatgtgctaaaagtgttattttgggagctgtttacCTCACTGTGGAAGTGCATgtagagatagaaatccagtgttgtggattatcAGCCCGGGGAAGCACAGAGAAGctgatgaggagatttcacctccAGATGAACTCAGTCACACCCAGGGAACCAGACAAAACTACACCACAGGTCACATTTACGTTAaactttttgtttatgtttacttGCCTCCATGTTCTTTGGAGTTGTGGAGGGTATCGGTCTGGTCAGTGTGGATCGTGGTTTTGGTATTTTGataatattgattaaaaaaaatcgaTCACTCAGCCTTAATAAGAAGCTCTCAGCAGGACCTGTACGGCTGCAGATGCTGAAtttatattgtgtgttttttcctcattaaattaTATAACAGATGGAgcttatttacacattttactttATACAACCATGTGACTCTTGAGCTGACCTTATGATTGATCTAATTCAGTTGCTGCTGtctgtttacgtgtgtgtgtgtgtgtgtgtgtgtgtgtgtgtaggccggCAGTGATGGGGAGAGCATCGGTAACTGTCCGTTCTCCCAGAGGCTTTTTATGATCCTGTGGCTCAAAGGGGTCATCTTCAACGTCACCACTGTCGACCTCAAGCGGTAACTATATTATTAGTAACTTTATTATTGATTAGAATCTCAATTACAAATGTAATCAAACTGAAATAATGAGTCATATAGACAAATAATAGACAGTCATGGTTTGAGTTATAGCTATCCAAACTGGCTCTATTTATGCATTTTCTCTCATGTTATCTTAAAACTGTGATTACTTCATATTGATGTATTGTTTTTCTCGATACTGAAGAGGTTCAGTAATAAACATTGTGGCTTTGTGGtaaatgttggtgtgtgtgtgtgtgtgtgtgtgtgtgtgtgtgtgtgtgtgtttgcgtccaCCAGGAAGCCGGCTGACCTGCAGGACCTCGCTCCAGGAACCAACCCACCCTTTATGACCTTTAACGGGGAGGTCAAGGTCGACGTCAACAAGATAGAAGAGTTCCTCGAGGAGAAACTGACGCCACCCcggtataaacacacacacacacacaaacgcacacatttAAATGCACACCCAGACTCATGTAGATTCTTGAAGCGGTGGAGAAAAACTCCAAGCCAGACCgctaataataaataagaaaataaacaagcagATTTGCTGAATTCGTAACAACTTGACCTTTTGAGGATGTGTCTCTATGTGTCTGTAACTGGTGCAGCTACCCGAGACTGGCTCCCAAACACGCTGAATGCAACACAGCCGGCATCGACGTCTTCGCCAAGTTCTCAGCTTATATCAAAAACCCCAGGAAAGACACCAACGACGGTGAGCCAATGTATAGGTGTATGTATTTTCAATGTATATAACACTTATAATTCTGTCCTCATTATAAATATTAGGctgtgtaacaatgacagtaatagtccagttactACTAAATTGGAATCAAAAATAGTGAACATTGTTtggctcagcactgcccccaatgGCCAAAATACTGTACTgcacttctttctttctaacaagtcagttcagttcaaaaaCATTAACACATCAAAATCATCAGTAACAAAACAAGTCTCAGGTCAAAGTTAATATAGATGTGAATCATGTTGATTCCATGTTGCTGCATTGAGATGTTCAGAAACCAaacctcctctgtttctctgcacctgtgtgtttgtattcagTCTTGGAGAAAGCCTTGCTCAAGTCCCTGCGGCGTCTCGACGAGTTCCTGAGGACTCCGCTCACCGAGGAGATCGACGCCGACGCCGCCGGAGACGTGCCCGAATCCACCAGGAGTTTCTTAGACGGACCCGATCTCACCCTGGCCGACTGCAACCTGCTGCCGAAACTCCACATCCTCAAGGTTCATAACCTAACAAGACTCACCATTCATCTGTCTCTGCAGAAGTTAGATAGCCTGTGTGTCTTTTCTTATGATTTctaggaaaaaatacaaaatcaaaagaTGTATTCGGGCATATTGTTCGGTTTCTGTTGTAGTTTTTGCTTGTCCACCTTCCGCGAGAAAGACAGAATCTTATTTCCGTTTCCAGATTGTGGCCAGGAAGTACCGCGGCTTTGAGATCCCAGCGGACATGACGGGCGTGTGGCGGTACCTAAACCACGCCTACCAGAGGGAGGAGTTCACCAGCACCTGCCCCGCCGAGAGGGAGATCGAATTTGCATACCTGGATGTCGCTAAACGCATAAAGTAAACCGAGGAGAGGGTGGGATGAGGGAATAAAGCGGGATTAAGAGAGATCAGAGctgcaagaaagagaaaagagtagTGTAGAAAACCATGGAGAGATTTGATTTGCACACACAAGGTggataaaaacatcaaataGACAGTCGTGTTGGGTGTTTTCCTCAAGCTTAGTGAATCcatgtgaggaaaaacaaggaaagTTAGACGATGAAAATgtagacagaagagaaaaggcTGAAGGACGTAGACCAAACCAACTCTGCAATCCAAACTTCTGATATCAACATTTAGATTTATAATATTTCTGTGTTGGTTTGGAAGTCGACTGATAGTTGTAccgcagtgtgtgtgcttgtgtgtgtgtgtgtgtgtgtgtgtgtgtgtgtgtgtgcactcaccgGCTGGGCTGCACAGTGCTCTATGTGCTAATCATTTAAAATAACCGCATCCACAAATACGAGGTTAGTACAGAATTAATGACttcagttttcatgtttcatttctCAATGGCAGGGccagttaaacaaacaaaaaaaaaaaatcacaattcatAACTAAATGTACCAGAAACCCCTCAGTCTAATAAATAATGTGACATTAAGTTAACACCTCTCACTAGATTCCTCTGAAATACAGACAATAAATATATCAGATTATCTTTAAATTATGTTAACGTGATTGTATCagtgatgtgaaattacagaacattttgttttccaaatgtgCTTCTATGAGGATACAGATTTAGCAGCTGTGGAGCATTAAAACGATGCAGCCTGTTATTAAAGCCATTCAATACCACACATTAAATGTAGCTAGAGTGCCTGTTTCACTCGGGGCACAGGTAGTCGAGCCATTATCGTGTCATCTCGTGAATGCGAATCTATGGCCTTGACCATAATGCATCTGTCCTGCTCTGTTTCTCAGCGATATGACGGTGTTATTGTGCTAAAACCCATCAGAGCCGGGAGGCGCTGGACTGTGGGAGCCGGCGAGGCTGATGGACCTGTGCGCTCTTCGGGGAGCTTTTAAATTTCACTCAAGGTCTTGCATGCGTGGGGTCGAGGTAAACAAATCAATGGACTGAAATCGGTGGGATAAAACACAGTAAAGTATCAATTGAGGCATTTCTATTCtgatttgttattgtgattattagtggaatattaggTGAAAGTTATGGGTTTCTGCctcaaacaacaaagaaaaggaCACACTAACTAAGCATCCCACATGATCAAAGCCTAATAATGAAAGGTGTGTGGGTCTATGTACTTTTCAGTGACATTAACACCCTCATTATGCTCGATATTATGCGCCACAGCGAGGCAGAAACAACTGTTTGCACGCTGGTTCGCACACCTTTTAATGGGAAAGGTTCAGTTTAATTAAAGCCAGACTCTGttgtgctcctcctcctcccaaaGTCCAgctcacaaactgactgatggcattttcttcatttagtcttttttttttttttcttgtcttaaAGCAGAGGTTCTGTATTCTTCAACCCAGgctgtgtttaaatgttgatGCTCATGACTTAGGttcagcctcaaaaaaaaaacccaccagcAGCACCATCAAATACACCTCGATAGCTGCAAACGGAGCTTTCTGTCACGTTTTATTGACACAGGTCTGGCAGATGTGTTGGTTTTATTTGACATTCATAATAATACATCACATTGGACGTCAGAACTCCTGTCTTGTACATTTCTGAGCTACAGCATGTCGTTGTTAACTCGGGGTAAATCTATGCTTGCAAGAAGAAGAATCTCACAATTATACTCCACAGGGAACAGCAGATAAAGGAGCATCAAATTTTTCAAGTTAgccaagttattttttttttggtcaggcGATTACAAGATGGATTTGACTCTGCTGTGAGTTCCCTATTTtcaaaaaaggacatttaataATCTGTTGTGATGCTGAAAATGAGTGCAGACCCAGTCCTCAAGCCCTCCCTGTCCAGTCCGGCAGGTTTTTGGTCCAGCTCGACTCTTGCACTCCTGACCCAGTTAAAGCCCACGCACCTTAAAACCTCtgctcaggtagatctgtttcaaccaatcagaagcCCTTAGATGGATCAGGTGTGAGCGAGTAGCGCTGGAACCAAACCTTGCAGGACAGGACGGAGGGTCCTCGAGTCAGACATGATGGGTGTCAACATTTCATGAGCGAGGCTGAACAATACCAGACTTCTTCTTTGATGTTGTGATGAATCAGTAGTTAAATCAGAATGAATAGGCACAAACTATGTCGTCAATGCCAGACTAGTAAGAAGCATTTTctatttgtacattttataaAGAGTTAATTCTGTGTATGCTCTGTTCTGTGTGTATATGCTACTCATATTCTCATTCTCTACACTGTACCTCTTTTGTATCTGAAGCGACTGGCAGCCTGAGCGTGGGCGGGGCTCGGCGTTGGCTGGAATTTCTGGTgttaattttgtgtttctgcgGCGAGAGCAGAAAACGCTGAGGCCGCCGTCTTCATGTTGAAACACCACTCAAACATCACAGCGGAGgtgctttctgctgcattcatgtcacGTGtggacaaacacagcagcagcctgacagatAAAAGATGCAGTTTGTAGCACCTCCTGTCTCAACGTTGCCATCTACTGGCTGAAGCTGATGTTGCAGCCTCATCGTGtcagtcatttttctgtttaaccagtcatttttctgtttaacaACTGtaaaagaatttattttttcctgctgtgggacagtaaaacagaaaagcaaagtccctcaattcttttttttgcctttttaataGTGAAATCAGATCAAATCTGATCCCAAAATGActaatgtgatttaaaaaaagtttgtttgagATGAAGCTGCTGATTGAAATCCTGGTTGGTGATGTGAGAACTGAATTTGAGGAATCACAGTCGATCACCAAACCCAAGTTCCTATCAGGGTTTAGCGTCTGAAAGCTGAGATGAGCAGTATTTTCCACCAGGAGGATCAGATGTGCTGGTTCTGCCGtgtgacatgaatgcagcatgactAGGTACTCGAGGGTTTCTGACTCGAGCAGAGGACAGTGACGGGCGTCCACGTGTCCAACACCTCAGGCCGAGCTTCCACAGAGACACTGTCCAGTTTGTACGTCAGAAACTTTCCATTCTCCCAGTTCCTAGTTGccttgaatgcatttttttctatttccatGAACACCAAAATCACCGACTGTGGGGATCTGGAGACCAGAGCACCAccagtttgattaaaaaaaaaaacaaaaaaaaaaaaaaaacaaggtgttTGGGCCGTTTTGTTTGTGGAAATCAGCCTGCTGTGTTCTGGCCTTATAATCCTCTATAGGGGACtctttattaaaatgatttcacAACTACAGGATTGTCCGAGTGTGTTTtgttccatgtgtgtgtgtgtgtgttgtcttgtcATGGGCAGGTTGCACCGTCCCACCTTGAAGACATTAAAGTCATTTCTCTGTTGGTCCACATGGTCTAAAAAATGAGCAGTTGGGCCAGGATCCAGAAGGTCTgcaaaaaaactgataaaaatacaaaaatgcactaTGCATGATCTATAATGTACTATGTAATGGAttacctacaaaaaaaaaaattgttgacaGGCAACTTGCGGCAAAATGCAGCTGctagactttatttatttatttatttattaattattgatattaaaaaattattttctgatttatAAGGCCTTAAATGGTCAAGCTCCAACTGTCTGCCAAAGTTGTCATCTTCATGATCTCGCCTTCGCCGATTTTTTACTTACctaaaaacattatttcataCCTCTTTTGTATTACCTATACTGTTTTTATTCCTTCTATACTTCTCTACGTCTATACGTCttatgttttttgtcttttatctgttttttttttatcattatcaagTTATTTTATCACTACAattataggctactgtttcctttcttttttcagtctttttaggtttttattgtcatttttattttctttttgcacattttgttccgtgtgttttattttgttttgttttgtttttaaatactgGGATTATTATTTCCTGTTGTTTCTCTTATAACACACTTTACACATACATAAAGttgattactattattactattattaaaaCTATTActagtagtatttttttttattattattgttatgtgCTTCGCCACATGTGTGCAGCACTTGCGCGACGCCGTGCACTAAAACAAGTGAACCCTTTAGCCACCCACCTGTTCACGTCCAGCCCACATGCTgccaatcagtcaatcaattattcaatcaatcagtcacatGTGCCGCGTGCAGAGACATGGGAAAGATGGCTGCCTGTTGCAAAAGACcgagaggaaaaaataacaactttggtgagggagaaaaaaaaacaatttggagGATTTAATgcaagaaggaaggaagaaaagggGAGCGGAAGAAAATGGCCGTTTGTCTGAGGGGGGAGAAAGTTTGGGGTTACTGCGAGGACACACACGTGCGTCACCTGTACGTCAAAGCCACGCTCGCTTCCACAGGTAAAGTCTGGAGGCAGAACCAGCATCTCAGACATCCATGACGTCATTCCGCCCGGGGCAAATGATGAGTAATTATGACTGGGCGATTTATCAATATgttatcaatattgtgacatgaAACGATCTTTATGGTGATGTGACACACGTGCTGTCCTCTCCTGGCTTAATCTCCTGTGTGTAAAGATCCTCTCAAAACACCAACAGTAAAATCTGCAGTATCATCACAGTATCAGTATGGAGGtgttttgtgatatttgatCATAATTCCGGTTTGAGAAAGCTACAATGTCATTTTGACTGGTTAAAAACTTGATTTAAGATCTCTGATAAGGACCAATGAGGACAAATTAAAGGTATCTATAACTGAATTATTACTTTTCAGATTCCagtttcacacatgcacagtttaaTTTCTGATAAGTAATTATTCCTGTTCAAGCTTCATCTTTAATTCCCTCTATTGAAGATAtgtccagtgtttttttaatatcttaaaCTAAGTTTTCACCAGTCAAAATGACATTGTAGACAAATTGGAACTAGTTATAATTTAATTCTAGATATGTGAATCTGGATCTACAGCTAGTCCTGATGGTTTGCAGATATCTGACAGCTGAATGGTGGAATGGTGGAATCTGAAATTGAAAGCACATTATACTTGAATGGCAAAAGTGACAAAATCATCTGTCCCGGGAGGAAGAATGATGCTGTGGATATCTCAAATTTTACTTTAGATTTCAGGTATCTCTACCCAATTGATTTGACGAGTCACAGTGTAGTTATGACCATTCATTAAGGACGTTGTTGGTATCTGTAATGTTCATTCCTGATAGTCAAACATGgatattaaatgttaaaacttTTTGTCAAGGAGCATCACTGTGAAGTCGGGATGGTTTGTCACATTTCTTCTATCAGTATAGTGATACTAATGGTGATAACAGCAGCCATGACGATACTGATAGTGTTGCAACAACAgtagtaatcataataacacaTGAACTACTTctgataatagtaatagtagtaataggaACAATAATAACAAGCATAGTAATAATGAGAATTATAGGTCTGACTGTAGTGGGACtgagtaatactaataattgGAGTGGTAATAACAACTAAAATCCATATTGTAGAAATGGGATGCACGGCGCCTCACTGGTGCGGTGGATCGAAGGCTCAATCCCAGCAGATGCAGCGCCGCCACTCAGGAGTTTCCTCCCTGCCGAGGCCACAGGACGACGGGGACTAGAGTCACAGGTAAGTCCCTAAACTTCGAGGTTCAGGTCCTT
The DNA window shown above is from Myripristis murdjan chromosome 2, fMyrMur1.1, whole genome shotgun sequence and carries:
- the LOC115370330 gene encoding chloride intracellular channel protein 4 isoform X2 — translated: MAWIEAAAKKLGFPTVELFVKAGSDGESIGNCPFSQRLFMILWLKGVIFNVTTVDLKRKPADLQDLAPGTNPPFMTFNGEVKVDVNKIEEFLEEKLTPPRYPRLAPKHAECNTAGIDVFAKFSAYIKNPRKDTNDVLEKALLKSLRRLDEFLRTPLTEEIDADAAGDVPESTRSFLDGPDLTLADCNLLPKLHILKIVARKYRGFEIPADMTGVWRYLNHAYQREEFTSTCPAEREIEFAYLDVAKRIK